The genomic stretch GTTTTATCGGTCCATATCTGAATATGATCCTGGTTCAGATCATAATTTGAATATCTATCGCTGATCACAGCCAGCAACATGTTGTTCTTCAAGGCTTCCTGAATAAGCTGCTGCTCTGAAGATCGGATTGTTTCCGGCTCCTCCGGCATCAGCATCGCTCCTGATATATGTTCACCTTTTTCCGTGATAATCCATGGAAGATCCGGAGAGGGCGCCAGTTTCCTGAAATTCACTATAACAATCGGGGAATACTCCAGTTCTGAGGTCATATCCACAGGCGGCTGATCATCTTTACATCCGATAATGAAAAATGCTGACAGGAGAAGAAACAGAAATCTGTTCAAGTGAACCTCCAGATTCAAGATTGACCGTAAAATTCCAGCTTCTGAAAACCACTCGGTTAACATGACACTCATTTAAATATAACTCCTGCATTCATCGGGAGGCATGTTTTGTATATATTCACGGTTGCAGTGCCATGAATTCCTCAACATAGTCAAGCTTTGGAGGTTTGCTGAATTGAAAATTACTTTCTTCGGAGCAGCACGTGCTGTAACCGGTTCGAAGCATTTACTTGAAATTGGCGATAGGAAAATACTGCTTGATTGCGGTTTTCACCAGGGACATCGCATTGAAAGTGAAGAACTTAACAGAAATTTCCCCTTTAATCCGTCTGATCTGGATTGTATTATTCTTTCACATGCGCATATAGATCATGCCGGAAACCTCCCTGGTGTTATAAAGAAAGGTTTCGGAGGCTTGATAATCAGCACTTTTGCCACAAGAGATCTTGCGGCAATCATGCTTCCCGACAGCGCTCATATACAAAAGTACGATACTCAGTACCTGAACAAAAAGAGAGCGAAAAAGGACCTTCCTCCCCTTGAACCTTTATACGATATCGAAGATGTGACACGAACTCTGGAGCATTTCATGTCCATTCCTTACAACAGACCGTTTGAAATCTTCAACGGGATAACTCTGCGTTTTCTTGATGCGGGACACATTCTGGGCTCAGCCCAGATTGAACTTACTATCCGGGAAAACGGGCATGAGAAGGTTCTTCTATTCTCAGGAGATCTGGGTCGACCTGGCAGACCGATACTCAAAGATCCGGACATGAGTGCGAAAGCCGATATTCTGCTGATGGAGAGCACCTACGGTGGAAGAAATCACGAGAAGCAGGAAGAAGCTCTGATTCGATTCCGGGATATAGTAAATAAAACCTACAAACTTGGCGGAAAAGTGATCATTCCATCTTTCAGTGTCGGCAGGACACAGGAAGTGCTTTACTATATTCACGAATTGGTAACACGAAATGAAATGCCGAATATGCCGGTGTTTGTTGATTCACCTCTTTCTTTCGACGCAACAGAAATATACAAGATCCATCAGGAGTGTTTCGATTCCCATATGCGTGACTACCTTCACAGTGGAGAAAGCCCATTTCAGTTCGAAGGTCTCCGTTTCATTCAGAGCGTAGGGGAATCAAAAGCGCTCAATATGGATTCAAGACCAATGGTGATTATTTCGGCCTCCGGAATGTGCGAGAACGGAAGAATTCTGCATCATCTGAAGAACAATATTGAAAGTAACAAGAACACCGTGCTGATTGTCGGATTCATGGCCCAGCACACTCTGGGACGAAGACTTCTTGATGGATGTAAAGAGGTAAAGATCTTCGGTGAAGAGTATACCGTGAAAGCTGGTCTTGAAGTGATTAACGGCTTTTCTGCTCATGCTGATTCCGATGCACTGGTTGACTATGCCGAAAATATCGGTAAAGATGCGAAGGATATATTCCTTGTTCACGGCGAACTTGACCAGAGCGAAGTTCTTGCCAGGCGGATATTCGAGAGAACCGGCATTGAACCTGTTATTCCTTCTATGTGTGAAACTTATGAGATACAATAACATGCGGAATGTCTGGAACAATATACGCTGTATCAGAATACATCGGTTGTTAGATATGAATAAAAAACAGGAGACATAATGACCGTATTTACTTGCATTTTTCTTATTCTCGCTGGAAGTTTTCCGGGGTTTATATCCCCATCTACAGGAATAGGAGATGAAATACTGCCTCTGAATCCCAGATCCTTTGGAATGGGAGGAATCTGTGCAGGTGTTCCTGATTCAACCAGCTTTTCAATGCTCAATCCTGCTGCGTCAGCATGGGCTTTAAACAGCGGCGTCTGTTTCGGTGGAAGATACAGTGAAGGCGATGTATCGTCCTGGGACAACAGCTTCGGTATTCCACTCATATCAGCCGTAATTCCTCTTCCTGGAAGGATTGTGGTCACTGCAGCTATTGATGGGAAAAGCAGAATTAAAACCGCAGAGGAGATGATTTTCGATGAGTTTACAGGAGATCTTTCCTGGTCAGGCGGGCTCGTGGAGTCCTATACCGGACTGTCGGTCAGAGCGACTGACTGGCTTGCATTTTCTTTTGGCGGCCGTTGTACTTTCGGGAGTATTGTTTCGGATGTAACACTGATTCCTGATAATCCTTCACAATACCCGACGAAAGAGATCATCTACAGAGATGATGTGAGTTTCAGACAGGCCTGGGGTGGAGTTTTCGGTCTTTTCATTAATTCAGATCGTTTTGGCCTGGGATTCTCCATTTCAACTGACAGAAAAGGCACTCTTGATATTCATCGTGATTACGAGGAATACGATCCAGACAGTTCGAGTCAGATGTATACAATTCCAGGTGAATTAAGCGCTGGGATCTCCTACAGACCATTAGAGCGATTACTTATCGGGCTTGATATCTACTCCAGAAAGTCACTTGACGTATTTGGATCCATCACTGATTCAGGTTCCATTATTTCAGCTGGATCTGAGGTAAATATTGGAAGCGGAGTAATTGCTCGAACCGGTTACAGCCATATGAATGGATTATGGAGAGATGGCGCGGACAGATTCACCGCTGGCGCCGGATTGGTATTCGGAGATGGTAAAGCAGGAATAGACCTATCCACAGGATTCCAGTTCTGGAGGAATATTCAGGATGAGTTCCAGAAGGAAACCGTATTATTCATTTCGTTGTGGGCTACTGAGAAATGGCTGGGAGAATAGGCTCCTCTGACAGAGTAGTTGCAATAGTACCCGCCAGGTACTGTTCTGTAAGGCTTCCCGGAAAGCCCCTTGCTGACGTTGCCGGGGTTCCACTTATCAATAGAGTTCTTCAGGGTCTGAATGGTTCTGTAGACAGGATTATTGTGGCCACTGATGACAGACGCATTATGGATTCTGTCAGAAAAAGCGGATTCGAAGCAATTCTGACTGGAGATGCCGATACCGGCACGCAGAGAGTATTCATGGCATGGGAATCACTGGGCTGTCCGGGGGAATGGATTATTAACGTTCAGGGAGATGAACCTCTTGTTGACTCCACCTGGATCAATGCACTTACTTCCTGTCATCCTGAGGATTATCGAGTAACTACGCTTGCCAGGAGGGTACAGGCCGTTCAGGCTCAATCCCCAGATTCCGTGAAAGTTGTAACTGATTGTAATGGTGATGCAATGTATTTCTCAAGGTATTCTGTACCGCACGGCGCAGAAGAACTGCTCGAACACATTGGAGTCTACTGTTTCAACCCCGCCTCTCTCAGGCATTGTATAAGCGCAGGAAGCACTCTCCTGTCCAGAACAGAGCGTCTTGAGCAACTGGCCTGGCTTGAAAATGGAATCAGAGTTAGGGTTATTGATGGAGATTTTAGGGGATTAGGTGTGGATACGCCGGATGATCTTGAAAGGGCGGTGAAATATTTTGCAAACAGATAAGACTCCTTTTTTTATCATTGGTCCGTGCAGTCTTGAATCCAGAGACCTTTCGTTTACAGTAGCCGAGTTTGTTCAGAAACTGATTGATTCAGTGCATCCTCGATCTGAATGGGTTTTCAAAGGTTCGTTTCTTAAGGATAACAGAACAAGTCATAATTCCTATAGAGGACCCGGACTTGAAAAAGGATTACGTATTCTTGAAGAGATCTCCGATACATTCGGTGTGCGAACACTGACTGATATACATAACTGGCAGCAGATTGCTTCTGTTGCTCAAGTTGTTTCCATAATTCAGGTTCCAGCTTTTCTATGCAGACAGACGTCTATTCTGGAGGCTGTTGGAGGTTCCGGAAAACCTGTGAATATCAAGAAGGGTCAGTTCATGGATCCGCAGAATATGAAGGGTTCGGTGAACAAGGTCCGGTCATCCGGTTGTGATGAAGTCTGGCTTACAGAAAGAGGAACTTTTTTCGGTTATGGCGATCTCTATCAGTAATGAGAGAGTTCGCTGATAAAGTCATTCTTGATGTTACTCATTCTCTTCAGCTTCCCGGTGCCGCAGATGGTCAGAGCGGTGGCTGCAGCGAGTACGCTCCAGCTCTCGCACGTGCGGGAGCTGCCTGGGGTGTCGATGGTCTTTTCATTGAATCGCATCCTGATCCTCAATCAGCTTTGAGTGACTCAGCTACGATGGTTGATTTCAATACACTTGAATTCATGCTGACAGAGGCTCTAAGACATTGGGAGGGAAGATGAAGTCCCTGGGAACGATCAGATTACTGGCTCTCGATGTTGATGGTGTACTCACAGATGGTGGTTTGTATTATGGGCCTGACGGAGTAGTTCAGAGATTTGATTCAAGAGATGGAGCTGGAATAATCGAACTGAGGCGGAGGGATTTTCCTGTTGCACTGGTTTCTTTCCGGGATTTTCCAGCGACCAGACGCAGGGCCGGAGATCTGGACATACAGCTTCTCTGTCTTGGCTGCTCCGAAAAAGCCTCAGCTCTCATGAAACTGAGCGAACTGCTTTCGATTGATTCTTCAGAAGTTCTGTTTATGGGAGATGGGCTTCTGGACCTGCCCGCAATTCGGATTGCCGGTATAGGAGCATGTCCGGCTGATGCGCATCCATCTGTCAAAGCTGAATGTGATATTGTGACATCTAATGCCGGGGGTGAAGGAGCTGTGAGGGAGATAGTAGATATGCTGCTGGAGAGCCTTGATAATGTCTGATCTGTACAAAGAAGCCTTAAGAGTGCTTCAAATTGAAATTGAGTGGCTGGAAGCTACAGGTACTCTTATAAGAGAGGCTTTTTCAGAAGCTGTTCTAACCCTCGCTTCCGCAAAAGGTAAAATCGTGATCTGCGGGATGGGTAAATCCGGGCATGTTGGAAAGAAGATCGCCGCAACTATGACGAGCACCGGAAGCCCTGCCTATTTTCTTCACCCGTCAGAAGGGATTCATGGTGATCTTGGTATTCTGCAGAAGGGTGATGTTGCTCTTGTGCTCTCGAAAAGTGGAGAAACAGAGGAAATAGCTTTGCTCCTTCCATGTTTCAGACATCTGAATATCCCTGTCGTCGCGATTACTTCTGCCACTGACTCCTTACTCCACCGCGCAGCAAAAGTTGTTCTTCAGCTTCCTGATCTCCAGGAAGCCTGTCCCTACAATCTGGCTCCAACAGCAAGCACTACGGCTACGATGGCTCTGGGTGACGCTCTTGCCATGGCACTTCTTCATCAGAAGAAATTTTCACCTGATGATTTTGCCCAGGTTCATCCCGGAGGAATGCTTGGCAGAAGACTTCTTACCCGTGTCAGGGATTTAATGGATTGTGGTTCTCTTCCTGAGATTTCCGAGTCAGCGCCGCTAACAGAGGCAGTTGCATTGATGACAGCTCACAGAGGAGTGTGCTATTCAACAGACAATGACGGTAAATTGAGCGGTATATTCGTTTACGGTGATCTTGGAAGATTGATGAAGAACCGTGAGAATATCCTGGATCTTCAGCTTGGTGATGTACTTATAAGGAAACCGGTCATATGCAATGAAGATGAACTTGCTTCAATCGCAGTTTCCAGAATGGAAGAACACGGAATCACAAGTCTCGTTGCCATAAATACCGAAGGCAGACCCATTGGAATACTCTACCTGCATGATGCTCTTCAGGCCGGCGTGAAATAATTCATTCCATGAAATCACGACTTCCTTTCCGCCATATAAGGCACTCCCTTGAATTGCCCCTCGCAAAACTTGTTTTTTTCATCGCTTCAGTTCTGCCGCGGAGGCTTATCTGGATCACAGCAGGTTTGTTCGGGTTCCTTGCGTCGCTGATTCCGGGAAAGTCCGTAAGAATATTCAGAATCAACAAACGGCACATCATGAAGCCCTGTGGTATGAATGTTCATCTGAGTACCGTGTACAGAAATCTTATTGCCGGAATGCTGGATTTTTTCCATCTGTCGGGAAAATCCGATGATGAATTCATGAAAACAGTAGAAGTACATGGCGCTGAAAATATGGAAGCGGCTCTGTCCTCCGGAAAAGGGGCATTAGCTATAACAGCTCACTATTCAGCATGGGAACTGATACCGAGAGCTATAAAGCTGCTTGGTCATCGGGTTGGTGTTGTCTCACGAAAGCTGTCTCAAAGGGATACATCGGAATATTTCGATTCTCTCAGGAAGAAACATGATGTTGCTCTTGTTGACAGGAGCAGCGGTATTGTGAAGCTCATGCATGTATTGCGCAAGAATACCGCAGTAGGTATTTTGATAGATCAGGATACAATGGGAGTTGAAAGTGAGTTTGTTGATTTTCTTGGACTTCCGGCGAGAACGCCGGTTGGTCCGGCTCAGCTGGCAGTAAGATTCGGGATACCTGTTCTGACACTTCATATTGCCAGGAAGAGCAATGGAAGATATATCCTTACTATCGATAAACCAATGGTACTTGCGGATTACTCCGGAGATAATGGGTATCTTGAACTTACAGCTGATCTTACCGGAAGGATTGAGGAGTGGATACGTGAAGATCCTCAGCAATGGGTCTGGATTCATGAACGCTGGGCTCGTCGCCCTGGCTGGGCTCCTGGCCTGCGGTAATCCTGATCCGGTGGAAATGGATTCTGATCAGGAACCAGTCCAGAACGTGGAGAATTTCATACTTGTTCAATCTCTAGAAGGAAATCGCTCCTGGCGTCTGGTGAGTGATGAAGCTGTTTACACAGAGGGCGACAGCATTCTTCTGATAGATAGTGTTAATCTTACATTTTTTGAAGAGGATATTCCCTCAACCATCCTGACTGGTGATTCCGGACGTGTTGAACTACAATCAGGCTTGATGAGAATATGGGGCCATGTAAATGCGCGGACAAACGATGACAGGCATCTTTCGACTGAAGAGATTATCTGGAATGATGAGATGGGAGTTTTTCATAGTGACTGTCTCGTGGTGCTGACCATTCCTGATTCGACTGGAGAAACAGTTCTTTCAGGGATGGGAGTTGATCTGGATGTAAGTCTTGGCGTAGCAGAAGGAGTTGATATTGAAGAAAGTTTCACTGCGGTTTACTCCGGCGAGATTGACCTCGAATAACCTTATACTGCTGTTATCCGCTTCTGTCGTGGGCGCGGGAGTGTTCACTGCCACCGCTGATCGGGCAGTTGCGAGGGAACTTGAATCCGGTGAGGTTGTTCTTGATCTGGCGCAGAATGTCATTGTAACCGATGGTGAGGTAACAGTCAATTCCGACAGCGCTACTGTTTGGCAGGATTCCGGAAACGCTCTGTTTCTTGGAAATGTAATCGTCTTAATGGATACTCTTACCGGTACTTCCGAATATCTGGAATATCTTAAGGATGCTGGCATGGTTACCATGATCGGGGATGTAGTTCTTACCGACGGAGAGACAGTTGTAGAAGCTGAAGAAGTAGTGTATTTTCGCGGCTCAGCTAAGGCAACGGCAAGGGAGAATGTGATAATGACCGGCCCATGGTTTGGACGGGTAGAAGGACAGTACGCACTGTATGACAGAGAGAGAGGCAGCCTTTTCGTAACGGTCGATCCTGTTCTCAGAAGAGCGGAAAATGGAGACAGTCTTACAGTTACTGCTGATCGACTCGAATTTTTTCTGGAGGATAACAGCGCTGAGGCACAGGGAAACGTTCTTGTTTCAATGCCTGAAATGGATTTCACTTCTACGTCTGAATACCTGAGGTATTTTGGTGATGAGGATCGTTTTGAACTGTTCGGTTCCCCGGTTCTGTTCTTTGAGGAAGGAGATATGTCAGGAGACTGGATGGAAATCCTTCTGGAATCCTCCGGAGATCCGGAATCAGTCAGGATTGAAGGAGACGCTTCAGGATATTTTTGTGATTCCGGTGTTGATCCTCCGGCTGAAACCTGGTTCTCCTCGGAGAGAGCATTTTTTTCTTTTGAGGACAGTGAACCTGACTCAGTTATGCTGACTGGTTTTGCGTCTCTTACAATGAAATCAGGAGGAGAAGCTGCTTCAAGAGATGAGATGAATACTGTACGGGGGAATACATTTACTATTACATTTGAAGATGGCAACGCAACAGAAGTCATTGTATCCGGTTCAGTAACTGGAACATACAGCTACCGTGGAGGTGATCAGTGACTGTACGCCGGAAGACCATAAGCGACATAAAGATCCTGAGAACTGAGAATCTTGTTAAGAAATACAGAAAACGACCTGTTGTAAACGGCGTATCTCTCACTGTCGAAAGAGGAGAAATAGTAGGCCTTCTTGGCCCGAATGGAGCGGGGAAGACCACCACTTTCAATCAGATTGTCGGTTTCATTCGACCTGACTCCGGCGAAGTCTACATGGATAAAATTATTATCACACATCTACCGATGTATAAAAGATGCAGGCTTGGAATCGGCTATCTGCCCCAGGAATCCAGTGTATTCAGGAAAATGACGGTATCGGATAATCTGATGAGTATACTGGAAACGATGAAACTGGGGAAAAGCGAACGGAAACAAAGACTATCCATCCTCCTTTCCGATTTGGGCCTGGAAAAGGTTGCGGATCAGAAAGCGTTTACATTATCAGGAGGAGAGAGAAGACGTGTTGAAATTGCACGCGCTCTTGTGACAGAACCTGCTTTCCTTCTTCTCGATGAACCTTTTGCGGGGATTGATCCTATAGCGGTTGATGATATTCAGAGTATAGTAAAGAACCTCAGAACAAAAGGTCTTGGCATACTGATAACGGATCATAATGTAAGAGAAACGCTTGAAATTACTGACAGAGCATACATCATGTACGATGGGCAAATACTTATCTCCGGTTCAGCTGTTGAACTTGCTGAAGATCCCGAAGCAAGAAAAATATATCTTGGTGAAAGGTTCAAACTCTAATATGCCTGAACTCAGAATGAATCAGAATCTGAGACTGTCT from Candidatus Aegiribacteria sp. encodes the following:
- the lptB gene encoding LPS export ABC transporter ATP-binding protein, encoding MKILRTENLVKKYRKRPVVNGVSLTVERGEIVGLLGPNGAGKTTTFNQIVGFIRPDSGEVYMDKIIITHLPMYKRCRLGIGYLPQESSVFRKMTVSDNLMSILETMKLGKSERKQRLSILLSDLGLEKVADQKAFTLSGGERRRVEIARALVTEPAFLLLDEPFAGIDPIAVDDIQSIVKNLRTKGLGILITDHNVRETLEITDRAYIMYDGQILISGSAVELAEDPEARKIYLGERFKL
- a CDS encoding LptA/OstA family protein, with translation MKKVSLRFTPARLTSNNLILLLSASVVGAGVFTATADRAVARELESGEVVLDLAQNVIVTDGEVTVNSDSATVWQDSGNALFLGNVIVLMDTLTGTSEYLEYLKDAGMVTMIGDVVLTDGETVVEAEEVVYFRGSAKATARENVIMTGPWFGRVEGQYALYDRERGSLFVTVDPVLRRAENGDSLTVTADRLEFFLEDNSAEAQGNVLVSMPEMDFTSTSEYLRYFGDEDRFELFGSPVLFFEEGDMSGDWMEILLESSGDPESVRIEGDASGYFCDSGVDPPAETWFSSERAFFSFEDSEPDSVMLTGFASLTMKSGGEAASRDEMNTVRGNTFTITFEDGNATEVIVSGSVTGTYSYRGGDQ
- a CDS encoding MBL fold metallo-hydrolase — protein: MKITFFGAARAVTGSKHLLEIGDRKILLDCGFHQGHRIESEELNRNFPFNPSDLDCIILSHAHIDHAGNLPGVIKKGFGGLIISTFATRDLAAIMLPDSAHIQKYDTQYLNKKRAKKDLPPLEPLYDIEDVTRTLEHFMSIPYNRPFEIFNGITLRFLDAGHILGSAQIELTIRENGHEKVLLFSGDLGRPGRPILKDPDMSAKADILLMESTYGGRNHEKQEEALIRFRDIVNKTYKLGGKVIIPSFSVGRTQEVLYYIHELVTRNEMPNMPVFVDSPLSFDATEIYKIHQECFDSHMRDYLHSGESPFQFEGLRFIQSVGESKALNMDSRPMVIISASGMCENGRILHHLKNNIESNKNTVLIVGFMAQHTLGRRLLDGCKEVKIFGEEYTVKAGLEVINGFSAHADSDALVDYAENIGKDAKDIFLVHGELDQSEVLARRIFERTGIEPVIPSMCETYEIQ
- the kdsB gene encoding 3-deoxy-manno-octulosonate cytidylyltransferase encodes the protein MAGRIGSSDRVVAIVPARYCSVRLPGKPLADVAGVPLINRVLQGLNGSVDRIIVATDDRRIMDSVRKSGFEAILTGDADTGTQRVFMAWESLGCPGEWIINVQGDEPLVDSTWINALTSCHPEDYRVTTLARRVQAVQAQSPDSVKVVTDCNGDAMYFSRYSVPHGAEELLEHIGVYCFNPASLRHCISAGSTLLSRTERLEQLAWLENGIRVRVIDGDFRGLGVDTPDDLERAVKYFANR
- a CDS encoding KpsF/GutQ family sugar-phosphate isomerase — encoded protein: MSDLYKEALRVLQIEIEWLEATGTLIREAFSEAVLTLASAKGKIVICGMGKSGHVGKKIAATMTSTGSPAYFLHPSEGIHGDLGILQKGDVALVLSKSGETEEIALLLPCFRHLNIPVVAITSATDSLLHRAAKVVLQLPDLQEACPYNLAPTASTTATMALGDALAMALLHQKKFSPDDFAQVHPGGMLGRRLLTRVRDLMDCGSLPEISESAPLTEAVALMTAHRGVCYSTDNDGKLSGIFVYGDLGRLMKNRENILDLQLGDVLIRKPVICNEDELASIAVSRMEEHGITSLVAINTEGRPIGILYLHDALQAGVK
- a CDS encoding HAD hydrolase family protein — protein: MKSLGTIRLLALDVDGVLTDGGLYYGPDGVVQRFDSRDGAGIIELRRRDFPVALVSFRDFPATRRRAGDLDIQLLCLGCSEKASALMKLSELLSIDSSEVLFMGDGLLDLPAIRIAGIGACPADAHPSVKAECDIVTSNAGGEGAVREIVDMLLESLDNV
- a CDS encoding lysophospholipid acyltransferase family protein, with protein sequence MKSRLPFRHIRHSLELPLAKLVFFIASVLPRRLIWITAGLFGFLASLIPGKSVRIFRINKRHIMKPCGMNVHLSTVYRNLIAGMLDFFHLSGKSDDEFMKTVEVHGAENMEAALSSGKGALAITAHYSAWELIPRAIKLLGHRVGVVSRKLSQRDTSEYFDSLRKKHDVALVDRSSGIVKLMHVLRKNTAVGILIDQDTMGVESEFVDFLGLPARTPVGPAQLAVRFGIPVLTLHIARKSNGRYILTIDKPMVLADYSGDNGYLELTADLTGRIEEWIREDPQQWVWIHERWARRPGWAPGLR
- the lptC gene encoding LPS export ABC transporter periplasmic protein LptC, coding for MNAGLVALAGLLACGNPDPVEMDSDQEPVQNVENFILVQSLEGNRSWRLVSDEAVYTEGDSILLIDSVNLTFFEEDIPSTILTGDSGRVELQSGLMRIWGHVNARTNDDRHLSTEEIIWNDEMGVFHSDCLVVLTIPDSTGETVLSGMGVDLDVSLGVAEGVDIEESFTAVYSGEIDLE